One Nitrospira sp. DNA window includes the following coding sequences:
- a CDS encoding Transcriptional regulator, Crp/Fnr family: MKTNPMPRKRARSFNPQSFLAKVDSSKTLLRTRKKDRIFSQGDAAEAVFYIQTGRVKLTVVSQQGKEAVVAILERGSFFGEACLAGQQVRLATATSVDDSTIVRIDRPAMVRVLHDDPAFSALFTAYLLARNIRIEEDLVDQLFNSSEKRLARLLLLLAHFGKEGKPEPVIPKISQETLAEMVGTTRSRVSFFMNKFKKLGFLEYNGGLHVHSSLLNIVLHD; the protein is encoded by the coding sequence ATGAAGACAAACCCGATGCCACGCAAGCGCGCGCGTTCGTTCAATCCGCAGTCTTTTCTTGCCAAAGTGGATAGCAGTAAAACGCTGCTGCGGACCCGCAAGAAGGACCGGATCTTTTCGCAAGGGGATGCGGCGGAGGCCGTGTTCTATATCCAGACCGGCCGGGTCAAGCTCACCGTCGTGTCCCAGCAAGGCAAGGAAGCCGTCGTGGCTATCTTGGAGCGCGGTAGTTTCTTTGGAGAAGCCTGCCTCGCCGGGCAGCAGGTGCGTCTGGCGACCGCGACCTCCGTGGATGATTCCACCATCGTCCGAATCGATAGACCCGCCATGGTTCGCGTGCTCCATGATGATCCTGCCTTCTCTGCGCTGTTTACGGCCTACCTGCTGGCGCGCAACATTCGCATCGAAGAAGACTTGGTGGATCAACTGTTCAATTCCAGCGAAAAGCGGCTGGCGCGGTTGCTCTTGTTGCTGGCTCATTTTGGGAAGGAGGGCAAGCCTGAGCCCGTCATCCCGAAGATCAGTCAGGAAACCTTGGCCGAGATGGTCGGCACCACGCGTTCCCGCGTCAGCTTCTTCATGAACAAGTTCAAGAAGCTGGGATTCTTAGAGTATAACGGCGGCCTGCACGTGCACAGTTCCCTCCTCAACATCGTCCTCCACGACTAG
- a CDS encoding Cyclic beta-1,2-glucan synthase, protein MDTVRSAAAPSPELEEPIRAELFGVERLEQHAESLAAAQIVTGASRRGRLLTPRVLENGRVLLESYRTIARAIREEKAITPAAEWLVDNFHIVDEQLREIIDDLPPGYYRQLPKLASGHLQHYPRVVGVAWAFVAHTDSRFDPDMLRRFVAAYQRVQPLTIGELWAVAISLRVVLVENLRRLAERIVHSRAARLEADELADSLLGAGTLAPEPPATVLRRFENRPLATAFAVQLVQRLRDLDPKVRPVLLWLDERLAAQGTTADDMVHAEHQQQAAMSVTVRNIITSMRLTSACDWADFFESVSPVDKILRGAPRYDEMDFVTRDTYRHAIEDLARGSGSSEIDVATRVVDRARRAMGEPHASEQPERERHMDPGYYLISQGRRAFERELGYRVSWKRRILRWYVQAAVPGYLGSLALVTAMVLALPLWYAGEAGMAVVSLALLGLLALVPASDLAMALINRTVMAVLGPRPLPRMALRNGISKEVRTIVVVPTLLTSRQGIEEQVERLEVHYLANADDELRFALLSDWRDAPGERMPEDAELLATAVEGIAHLNNRYGPATGGGSRFLLFHRRRVWNESEHTWMGWERKRGKLHELNQLLRGSTGTTFMSVGGHPPESVPSVRYVITLDADTRLPRGAARRLIGTMAHPLNRPRFDALAGRVVEGYGVVQPRITPSLPIDGEGSCFQKTFSGPSGIDPYASAVSDVYQDLFREGSYTGKGIYEIDAFEAALADKVPDNAMLSHDLFEGLFARAALATDIELFEAYPAHYEAAAARQHRWARGDWQLLPWLLGRGHVGSERRRALVIPAIGRWKILDNLRRTLSAPAAFLTLIVGWLVPAGSPWIWSWFILATIAIPSLLSFILGLYPRRRGISWRSHIRGTVSDLKLAATQILLTVTFLAYQAWIMADAIVRTLGRLVITGTQLLEWVTAAQAEDAYTCKLPGMYRRMAGGLVLAVAAAGGLAACGRPESWAAAAPFILLWMAAPAVARWVSLPPRLTGAEPVSPADARTLRLIARRTWRFFEVFVSPEDHALPPDNFQEDPKPVVAHRTSPTNIGLYLLSTLAARDLGWLGTLEASERLEATLATMGRLELFHGHFYNWYDTRTLHPLDPKYVSSVDSGNLAGHLLVLGNGCRELIQQSPLDGDLFAGIDDAILLLRDALADLPDERQTHTVTRKHLSQAVDGLAMSLLSRPVDAAGWTDRFTQLTASSHTVADMAQALAQERAEGPDVELRIWADAVRACVESHLRDVELVLPWVRFSSKDLAALFGPPSGPVPEWMAIEPFFHPVPTLAAAPERFTAALHALDRLRDDKLSHPLQNRATLARIGLLADALRQSAANVAALIRRLATIAQTAEQMVRAMDFTFLFDPTRKLLSIGYRVTENSLDPNCYDLLASEARLASFIAIAKGDVASSHWFHLGRALTPMGKGSALISWSGSIFEYLMPALVMRFPAGSLLNRTYELIVRRQIQYGAERGVPWGVSESAYHARDLDLTYQYSSFGVPGLGLKRGLSEDIVVAPYAAALAAMIDPAAATQDFARLAEAGGRGAYGFYEALDYTGTRVPEGKSVAVVRAYMSHHQGMSLVAIANVLNDGVMRNRFHAEPMVRATELLLQERTPRDVPVARPRAEEVSAAAQVRDLVAPVARRFTSPHEATPRTHLLSNGRYAVMLTAAGSGYSRWRDIAVTRWREDATRDCWGSYIFLRDTQTGDVWSAGYQPGGVEADDYEVSFSEERAEIIRRDGDWSTTLEVVVSSEDDAEVRRISVTNVGTGARDLQITSYAELSLAPQAADVAHPAFANLFVHTEFVPETGALLATRRRRSDEEATVWAAQVVVVEGDSVGDLQYETDRARFLGRGHHVRTAVAMIDGRPLSNTVGSVLDPVMSLRRTVRVPSGGTVHVVFSTIVGPTRDQVLELADKYSDPRVFERTLSLAWTQAHVQLHHLGIGTDEAQLFQRLANAVLYADASLRPSSETLAHSTMDRAALWAHGISGDLPIVLVRIDKAEDVDIVRQLLRAHEYWRMRQLSADVIIVNEKASSYEQGLQGSLEALVRGSQLRLCPDVGGARGSIYLLRADLLAPQDRMLLQQVARVVLLSRRGTLAEQVTRLQRRQSAAPPTLPSRRGGLGLDVPLPERKLEFFNGLGGFADDGREYVTILGEGLRTPQPWINVIANPSFGFLVSESGSGFTWSLNSHENQLTPWSNDPVTDPSGEMLYIRDDDSAETWSPTALPIRNDQASYVACHGQGYSRFHHGSHGILVELLQFVPPEDSIKISRLTLQNASGRSRRLSITAYAEWVLGSSRSDSAPYIITEIDPETGALFARNAWGGEFGGRIAFVDLGGKQTSWTGDRTEFLGRNGIPERPLALEPGGELSGKVGAGLDPCGALQLSIELKAGERAELVWFLGQAEGREQARLLITRYRDADVNALLREVTGRWDDLLGAVQVRTPERAMDVLLNRWVLYQTLVCRVWARAAFYQLSGAYGFRDQLQDVMALSVAARDVTREHLLRAAARQFVEGDVQHWWHPPSGRGVRTRISDDLLWLPYAVIQFLEVTGDMTVLDEPVPFLEGAALAEGQQESYFEPRRSELRATLFEHCARALDRSLAVGSHGLPLMGTGDWNDGMNRVGQQGRGESVWLGWFLHTVLWEFAKVAALRGEHGRAETWRLHVSALKASLEREGWDGEWYRRAYFDDGQPLGSAADQECRIDSIAQTWGVISGAADPGRGARAMAAVEQHLVNRRDGLILLLTPPFDRMPRDPGYIKGYVPGIRENGGQYTHAAVWTVLAFAALGDGDRAGELFRLLNPVHRISSRSNVQRYKVEPYVVAGDVYAEPPHVGRGGWTWYSGSAGWLYRAGVEWMLGFRLRGATLCIDPCIPRHWPGYSIRFRYHSALYDIAVENPRQVSRGVTLTELDGKPLTGRDNIPLVDEGEHHIRIVLG, encoded by the coding sequence ATGGACACGGTTCGATCCGCCGCCGCCCCTAGTCCCGAATTGGAAGAGCCGATTCGCGCCGAACTTTTCGGCGTCGAGCGGCTTGAACAGCATGCTGAAAGTCTGGCGGCGGCACAGATCGTCACCGGTGCTTCACGGCGGGGCCGGTTGCTCACGCCACGGGTCCTGGAGAACGGGCGGGTCTTGCTGGAGTCCTACCGGACCATCGCCCGCGCGATTCGGGAGGAGAAGGCGATTACTCCTGCGGCCGAATGGTTGGTCGACAATTTTCACATCGTGGACGAACAGCTTCGCGAGATCATCGACGATTTGCCTCCTGGGTACTACAGGCAATTGCCCAAACTGGCATCCGGCCACCTGCAGCACTATCCGCGGGTGGTCGGAGTCGCCTGGGCATTCGTCGCGCACACCGACAGTCGATTCGACCCCGACATGCTGCGCCGCTTTGTGGCGGCCTATCAGCGCGTGCAGCCGCTGACGATCGGTGAATTGTGGGCCGTGGCCATCTCGTTGCGTGTCGTGCTGGTGGAAAACCTGCGCAGGCTGGCAGAGCGGATCGTGCACAGCCGTGCCGCCCGGTTGGAAGCCGACGAACTGGCCGACAGCCTGCTGGGCGCCGGGACGTTGGCTCCCGAGCCTCCGGCAACGGTCCTCCGTCGCTTTGAGAACAGACCGTTGGCCACGGCGTTTGCCGTGCAACTCGTCCAGCGGCTGCGTGATTTGGATCCCAAGGTGCGGCCCGTCTTGCTGTGGCTCGACGAACGTCTGGCCGCGCAGGGCACGACCGCCGACGATATGGTGCACGCCGAGCATCAGCAGCAGGCGGCCATGAGCGTCACCGTGCGCAATATCATCACCAGCATGCGGTTGACGTCCGCTTGTGACTGGGCGGACTTTTTCGAGAGCGTCAGTCCGGTCGATAAGATCCTACGGGGCGCCCCTCGCTACGATGAAATGGATTTTGTGACCCGGGACACCTATCGCCATGCCATCGAGGATCTCGCACGCGGCTCGGGTTCCTCCGAAATCGATGTGGCGACCAGGGTCGTGGACCGCGCCAGGCGGGCGATGGGTGAGCCGCATGCGAGTGAGCAGCCGGAGCGGGAGCGCCACATGGACCCCGGCTATTACCTCATTTCCCAAGGACGCCGGGCGTTTGAACGCGAACTTGGTTACAGGGTGTCCTGGAAGCGCCGGATCCTGCGTTGGTATGTCCAGGCTGCAGTGCCGGGCTATCTGGGATCGCTTGCACTGGTCACCGCCATGGTCCTGGCCTTGCCTCTGTGGTATGCCGGCGAAGCCGGTATGGCAGTCGTGAGCCTTGCGCTCCTCGGTCTCCTCGCGCTCGTGCCGGCGTCTGATCTCGCCATGGCGCTCATCAATCGCACGGTCATGGCAGTCCTCGGACCAAGGCCATTGCCTCGAATGGCCTTGCGCAACGGCATCTCCAAAGAGGTGCGAACGATCGTGGTCGTGCCCACCTTGCTCACGAGCCGACAGGGCATCGAGGAACAGGTCGAACGGTTGGAAGTGCATTACCTGGCGAATGCGGATGATGAGCTGCGCTTCGCCCTGCTCTCAGACTGGAGAGACGCTCCGGGCGAACGTATGCCGGAGGATGCCGAGCTGCTGGCGACGGCAGTGGAGGGGATCGCGCATCTGAACAACCGGTACGGCCCCGCGACGGGCGGCGGGTCGCGCTTCCTGCTGTTTCATCGCAGGCGTGTCTGGAACGAGTCCGAACACACATGGATGGGATGGGAACGGAAGCGAGGCAAGCTGCATGAGTTGAATCAATTGCTGCGCGGCTCGACCGGCACGACGTTCATGTCCGTCGGCGGGCACCCTCCCGAGTCTGTTCCTTCGGTCCGGTACGTCATCACGCTTGATGCGGACACGCGGTTGCCGCGCGGAGCCGCGCGCCGGCTGATCGGCACCATGGCCCATCCTCTGAACCGGCCTCGGTTCGACGCTCTCGCCGGACGCGTCGTCGAAGGGTACGGAGTCGTGCAGCCGCGGATTACGCCGTCGCTCCCGATAGATGGCGAGGGCTCCTGTTTCCAAAAGACGTTCTCCGGCCCCAGCGGGATCGATCCCTACGCCTCGGCCGTGTCGGATGTGTATCAGGATTTGTTCCGGGAAGGGTCGTACACCGGCAAGGGCATTTACGAGATCGACGCCTTCGAGGCGGCGTTGGCGGACAAGGTGCCGGACAATGCGATGCTCAGTCACGATCTCTTTGAAGGGCTCTTCGCTCGCGCGGCCCTGGCGACCGATATCGAATTGTTCGAAGCCTATCCCGCCCACTATGAAGCCGCGGCAGCCAGGCAGCATCGATGGGCGCGCGGCGATTGGCAGCTGCTGCCCTGGCTTCTCGGGCGCGGGCATGTCGGATCTGAGCGCCGCCGTGCGCTGGTGATTCCCGCGATCGGTCGTTGGAAGATCCTCGACAACCTCCGCCGCACCCTGTCTGCTCCCGCCGCGTTTCTGACCTTGATCGTTGGGTGGCTGGTCCCGGCTGGATCTCCCTGGATCTGGTCCTGGTTCATTCTGGCCACGATCGCGATTCCGTCGCTCTTGTCCTTCATACTCGGACTCTATCCGCGCCGGCGCGGGATTTCCTGGCGCAGCCATATTCGCGGGACGGTCAGCGATCTGAAGTTGGCCGCGACGCAGATCCTGTTGACGGTCACGTTTCTGGCGTACCAGGCCTGGATCATGGCGGATGCGATTGTTCGTACCCTCGGCCGGCTTGTCATTACGGGGACTCAGTTGTTGGAGTGGGTGACCGCGGCACAGGCCGAGGATGCCTATACCTGCAAACTGCCGGGGATGTATCGACGCATGGCGGGCGGCCTCGTGCTGGCCGTCGCGGCTGCCGGTGGGCTGGCAGCCTGTGGGCGACCCGAGTCCTGGGCTGCCGCAGCCCCGTTCATCCTGCTCTGGATGGCGGCTCCAGCGGTGGCGCGCTGGGTCAGCCTGCCTCCGAGACTGACGGGAGCCGAGCCGGTCTCGCCGGCGGATGCCAGGACGCTCCGGTTGATTGCGCGCCGGACCTGGCGGTTCTTCGAGGTGTTCGTGTCCCCGGAGGACCATGCGCTGCCGCCCGATAACTTTCAAGAGGATCCCAAACCGGTCGTGGCCCACCGGACGTCGCCGACCAATATCGGGCTCTATCTGCTTTCGACCCTTGCCGCCCGCGACCTTGGGTGGCTGGGCACCCTGGAGGCAAGCGAACGGCTGGAAGCCACGCTGGCGACCATGGGCCGTCTCGAGCTGTTTCACGGACACTTCTACAACTGGTATGACACTCGTACCCTCCATCCGTTGGACCCGAAGTATGTCTCCTCCGTGGACAGCGGCAATCTTGCGGGACATCTATTGGTCCTGGGCAACGGATGCCGTGAGTTGATTCAACAATCTCCCCTCGACGGCGACCTGTTCGCCGGAATAGACGATGCCATTCTGTTGTTGCGCGACGCGCTGGCCGACCTTCCTGACGAACGACAGACGCATACCGTGACGCGAAAACACCTCAGCCAGGCCGTCGATGGACTCGCCATGTCGCTGCTGTCGCGGCCGGTCGATGCCGCAGGCTGGACCGACCGCTTTACCCAGCTGACCGCATCGTCCCATACAGTCGCAGACATGGCGCAGGCCCTGGCGCAGGAGCGCGCAGAGGGGCCGGATGTGGAGTTGCGCATTTGGGCCGATGCGGTTCGGGCCTGTGTGGAGAGCCACCTGCGGGACGTGGAACTCGTGCTTCCATGGGTCCGCTTCAGCTCGAAAGACCTCGCGGCCCTGTTCGGCCCTCCGTCAGGGCCGGTGCCGGAGTGGATGGCCATCGAACCGTTCTTTCATCCCGTTCCCACGTTGGCGGCCGCTCCTGAGCGTTTCACGGCTGCGCTCCATGCGCTCGACCGCTTGCGGGACGACAAGCTCAGCCATCCGTTGCAGAACAGGGCCACGTTGGCAAGGATCGGTCTGCTGGCCGACGCCTTACGGCAATCGGCCGCGAATGTTGCCGCCCTGATCCGTCGTCTTGCGACTATCGCACAGACGGCGGAGCAGATGGTGCGTGCCATGGATTTCACGTTCCTCTTCGATCCGACGCGCAAGCTGTTGTCCATCGGCTATCGCGTGACCGAGAACAGTCTGGATCCCAACTGCTACGACTTGCTGGCGTCGGAAGCCAGGCTGGCGAGCTTCATCGCCATCGCCAAGGGCGACGTGGCGTCATCGCACTGGTTTCACTTGGGCCGTGCCCTGACGCCTATGGGAAAGGGTTCGGCGCTGATTTCCTGGTCCGGCTCCATCTTCGAATACCTCATGCCGGCCCTGGTGATGCGTTTCCCGGCAGGCAGCTTGTTGAACCGGACCTATGAGCTGATCGTCCGCCGGCAGATTCAATACGGTGCGGAGCGCGGCGTGCCCTGGGGCGTCTCGGAATCCGCCTACCACGCGCGCGATCTCGACTTGACGTATCAGTATTCGAGCTTTGGTGTGCCGGGCCTGGGCCTCAAGCGCGGTCTCAGTGAAGATATCGTCGTCGCGCCCTACGCCGCTGCCCTCGCGGCCATGATCGATCCCGCGGCGGCGACGCAAGACTTCGCCCGTCTCGCCGAGGCCGGCGGCAGGGGCGCCTACGGGTTCTATGAGGCGCTGGATTACACCGGCACCAGGGTTCCTGAAGGGAAGAGCGTCGCCGTTGTGCGGGCCTACATGTCGCACCATCAAGGCATGTCGCTGGTGGCGATCGCCAACGTCCTGAACGATGGGGTGATGAGGAACCGTTTCCACGCCGAGCCGATGGTCCGGGCCACCGAGTTGCTGCTTCAGGAGCGTACGCCGCGCGACGTGCCGGTGGCGCGACCACGCGCCGAAGAAGTCTCCGCAGCGGCGCAGGTTCGGGACCTCGTTGCGCCGGTGGCGCGGCGATTCACCTCTCCGCATGAGGCGACCCCGCGGACCCATCTGCTGTCCAACGGCCGGTATGCCGTCATGCTGACCGCGGCAGGTTCGGGGTATAGCCGGTGGCGGGATATTGCGGTCACACGCTGGCGCGAGGATGCGACGCGGGACTGCTGGGGCTCCTATATTTTTCTGCGCGATACCCAGACGGGGGACGTGTGGTCGGCCGGCTATCAGCCCGGCGGCGTCGAGGCCGACGACTATGAGGTGTCCTTTTCCGAGGAACGGGCCGAGATTATCCGGCGGGACGGCGACTGGAGCACGACGCTGGAGGTCGTGGTGTCGTCCGAGGATGATGCCGAGGTGCGCCGCATCTCCGTCACCAATGTGGGGACCGGTGCGCGCGATTTGCAGATTACCTCCTACGCCGAGCTGTCTCTGGCTCCACAGGCCGCCGATGTGGCCCATCCGGCCTTTGCGAATCTCTTTGTTCACACGGAATTCGTGCCGGAGACCGGCGCGTTGCTCGCCACACGCCGCAGGCGATCGGATGAGGAGGCGACGGTGTGGGCCGCCCAGGTGGTCGTGGTCGAAGGCGACAGCGTGGGTGACCTGCAGTATGAAACGGATCGCGCCAGGTTTCTCGGACGCGGGCACCATGTCCGCACGGCCGTCGCGATGATCGATGGGCGGCCGCTGTCGAATACCGTCGGGTCCGTACTCGATCCGGTGATGAGCTTGCGCCGGACGGTGCGCGTGCCGTCGGGGGGGACCGTGCACGTCGTGTTTTCGACCATTGTCGGCCCGACCCGCGATCAGGTGTTGGAGTTGGCCGACAAGTACAGTGACCCGAGGGTGTTCGAGCGCACCCTGTCGCTGGCTTGGACGCAGGCGCACGTGCAACTGCATCACCTCGGCATCGGCACCGACGAAGCGCAGCTGTTCCAACGACTGGCCAATGCGGTGCTGTATGCCGATGCCTCGCTGCGACCGTCTTCCGAGACCCTCGCTCACAGTACGATGGACCGTGCGGCGCTGTGGGCGCACGGCATTTCGGGCGATCTGCCCATCGTGTTGGTGCGCATCGACAAGGCGGAGGATGTCGACATCGTCCGGCAACTGCTGCGGGCGCATGAATACTGGCGGATGAGGCAATTGTCGGCCGATGTGATCATCGTGAATGAGAAGGCCTCGTCGTATGAGCAGGGGCTGCAAGGCTCGCTGGAAGCGCTGGTGCGAGGCAGTCAGTTGCGCCTTTGTCCGGATGTCGGCGGGGCGCGAGGCAGTATTTATCTCCTGCGGGCCGATCTGCTCGCCCCTCAAGATCGGATGCTGTTGCAGCAGGTCGCCCGAGTCGTCCTGCTGAGCCGGCGGGGCACATTGGCGGAGCAGGTCACTCGATTACAACGCAGGCAGAGTGCGGCGCCGCCGACCCTGCCCTCACGGCGCGGAGGCCTCGGCCTGGATGTGCCGTTGCCTGAACGGAAGCTCGAATTCTTCAACGGCCTGGGCGGCTTCGCAGACGATGGTCGCGAATACGTCACGATCCTGGGCGAAGGATTGCGGACGCCGCAGCCCTGGATCAACGTCATTGCGAATCCGTCGTTCGGGTTCCTCGTGTCGGAATCCGGCTCCGGATTCACCTGGTCGCTGAACAGCCACGAGAATCAACTGACGCCCTGGTCGAACGATCCGGTGACCGATCCGTCCGGAGAAATGCTCTACATCCGCGATGACGACTCAGCGGAGACCTGGAGTCCGACGGCATTGCCGATTCGCAATGACCAGGCGTCCTATGTCGCTTGTCACGGACAGGGCTATAGCCGCTTCCATCATGGTTCGCACGGCATCCTGGTCGAACTGCTGCAATTCGTGCCGCCTGAAGATTCGATCAAGATCTCGCGACTCACGCTGCAGAATGCGTCCGGCCGCTCGCGTCGCCTTTCTATCACGGCCTATGCCGAATGGGTCCTGGGGAGTTCCCGCAGTGATTCCGCGCCCTACATCATCACGGAGATCGATCCGGAGACCGGTGCGCTGTTTGCGCGGAATGCATGGGGGGGCGAATTCGGGGGGCGCATCGCCTTCGTCGATCTTGGCGGGAAGCAAACCTCGTGGACCGGTGATCGCACGGAATTTTTGGGTCGCAATGGGATCCCCGAGCGGCCTCTGGCGCTTGAGCCGGGAGGAGAGCTCTCCGGAAAGGTGGGCGCCGGTCTCGACCCCTGTGGGGCGCTGCAACTGTCGATTGAGTTAAAAGCAGGGGAACGCGCCGAACTTGTCTGGTTTCTTGGTCAGGCAGAGGGGAGGGAGCAGGCGCGTTTGCTCATCACACGCTATCGCGATGCCGACGTGAACGCGCTCTTGCGCGAGGTGACGGGCCGGTGGGATGACCTGTTGGGCGCAGTCCAGGTCCGCACGCCGGAACGGGCCATGGATGTCTTGTTGAATCGCTGGGTGCTCTATCAGACGCTGGTCTGCCGGGTCTGGGCGCGCGCGGCGTTTTATCAGTTGAGCGGAGCCTATGGGTTCCGCGACCAACTCCAGGATGTGATGGCCTTGAGCGTGGCGGCCCGCGATGTCACGCGCGAACACCTGCTGCGGGCGGCAGCGCGGCAGTTCGTCGAAGGCGACGTGCAGCACTGGTGGCATCCTCCGTCCGGGCGCGGTGTGCGGACCCGTATTTCCGACGACCTGCTCTGGTTGCCCTATGCGGTCATCCAATTCCTTGAAGTCACCGGTGACATGACGGTGCTGGATGAACCGGTGCCTTTTCTGGAAGGCGCGGCATTGGCGGAGGGACAGCAGGAGTCGTACTTTGAGCCGCGACGGTCCGAGCTGCGCGCCACCCTCTTTGAACATTGCGCGCGCGCGTTGGACCGGAGCCTGGCCGTCGGCAGTCACGGCCTTCCGCTCATGGGGACCGGAGACTGGAACGACGGGATGAACCGTGTTGGTCAGCAGGGCAGGGGGGAAAGCGTCTGGCTCGGCTGGTTTTTGCATACGGTGCTCTGGGAGTTCGCCAAGGTGGCGGCCTTGCGCGGCGAGCATGGTCGTGCGGAAACGTGGCGGCTCCACGTGAGTGCCTTGAAGGCTTCGCTCGAGCGGGAAGGGTGGGATGGAGAATGGTACCGCCGCGCCTACTTTGACGATGGTCAGCCGCTCGGTTCCGCTGCAGACCAGGAGTGCCGCATCGACTCGATCGCGCAGACCTGGGGGGTGATCAGCGGGGCTGCGGACCCTGGTCGTGGCGCGCGCGCCATGGCGGCGGTGGAACAGCATCTTGTCAACCGGCGGGACGGGCTGATTCTGCTCCTGACTCCGCCGTTCGACCGGATGCCGCGGGATCCCGGCTATATCAAAGGCTACGTTCCGGGTATCCGTGAAAACGGCGGCCAATACACCCATGCGGCAGTCTGGACGGTGCTGGCGTTCGCGGCGCTGGGTGATGGGGACAGGGCCGGCGAGTTGTTCCGTCTGTTGAATCCGGTTCATCGCATCTCCTCGCGATCGAACGTCCAGCGCTACAAGGTCGAGCCCTACGTCGTCGCCGGCGACGTCTATGCCGAGCCACCGCACGTCGGTCGCGGGGGATGGACCTGGTACAGCGGTTCGGCCGGCTGGCTCTACCGAGCCGGGGTGGAATGGATGCTCGGCTTCCGCTTGCGGGGCGCCACCCTCTGCATCGATCCCTGTATTCCGCGCCACTGGCCGGGGTACTCCATTCGTTTCCGGTATCACTCGGCTCTCTATGACATCGCGGTGGAAAATCCGCGACAGGTGAGTCGCGGGGTGACGTTGACTGAACTGGACGGTAAGCCATTGACGGGCCGCGACAACATCCCCCTCGTCGACGAGGGGGAACACCACATCCGCATCGTGCTGGGTTGA
- a CDS encoding phosphate ABC transporter, periplasmic phosphate-binding protein PstS, whose product MVTVMSIRMVSAAALLAATVLLLSVIDAWSASITIAGNGPELRTIEQLARAFEKRHLGSYVQIRWELSSQPLELVMSGGADVAVTGYRDPDLTEVPIAWDGIAVVVDFTNPVKALMRQDVASIFTGAVTRWSQLGGPDIEIHPIDRPPNQHIRQSFEELLGIVGQAPKSTRVIRSDQRAISTVAGDVSAITYASLGVVLDAVTYGVGVNLLMIDQVDPAEETVKDGRYPLRRPVLLLKRKEADPAVDAFAEFALSSEGQAIVDAMFVPYRPPEQQPVPAGITPDRRQ is encoded by the coding sequence ATGGTGACGGTGATGTCCATCCGTATGGTCTCGGCGGCGGCGCTGCTGGCCGCTACGGTATTGTTGTTGTCAGTCATCGACGCCTGGTCCGCCTCGATCACCATTGCCGGGAACGGCCCAGAACTCCGGACAATCGAACAGCTGGCCCGAGCCTTTGAGAAGCGCCACCTCGGAAGTTATGTGCAGATTCGATGGGAACTCTCGTCTCAGCCGCTTGAACTGGTCATGTCGGGTGGGGCAGATGTCGCCGTGACGGGGTACCGCGACCCGGATTTGACGGAGGTCCCCATTGCCTGGGACGGCATTGCGGTCGTGGTGGACTTCACGAACCCGGTCAAAGCGTTGATGAGACAAGACGTGGCCTCGATCTTCACAGGTGCAGTGACAAGATGGTCACAGCTGGGCGGGCCCGATATCGAGATCCATCCGATCGATCGTCCGCCGAATCAGCATATCCGGCAGAGTTTTGAAGAGCTGTTGGGGATTGTCGGCCAAGCGCCGAAGTCAACCAGGGTGATTCGATCCGACCAGCGAGCGATCAGCACCGTGGCCGGCGATGTATCCGCGATTACCTATGCCTCACTCGGAGTCGTGCTGGATGCGGTCACGTACGGGGTGGGTGTCAATCTGTTAATGATCGATCAGGTCGATCCGGCCGAGGAGACGGTGAAAGATGGACGGTACCCGCTGCGGCGGCCTGTGCTGTTGCTCAAGAGGAAAGAGGCCGACCCTGCGGTCGATGCCTTTGCCGAATTCGCCCTGTCCTCGGAAGGGCAGGCGATCGTCGATGCGATGTTCGTGCCGTATCGACCACCGGAACAACAGCCTGTGCCGGCAGGTATCACGCCTGACCGTCGCCAGTGA